One genomic segment of Desulfobulbaceae bacterium DB1 includes these proteins:
- a CDS encoding ATPase: protein MGDDKEKQRILFLGSNVKIRNLPIKEVSLIEEGSLPAYGYNPGDFVELLAGKVAVENGRLDQSLTWLASYLTAGNLSPRVTTITYGEQKDIFQIFRKRQRPEIDKDHGWFMVHQILPFAGRGEDEKALAITGENREKMSGHDGIMVIDDGGRPPGIAAELKEMNPGAWVIAMGISVAYWTEWAEHFGENFVLFGRLSDLETTRMEMDSSVVWESIVAMALRALRSPEVGIWDERRGRFRCHTMIEMFPNGLLYVSPENVFFRHREGSLPEKSSPRQKGSVPAYDTMVTSMLAMDYIRQGRLVGGRRFFSDFSKRTLLHWQLLYENGYYFSDSLELPNLDFTSTFPGGCPCSFLDDNDPFFIELPPFSPEFDRSLELVSAQEWTRQKMAGLRAFFDQSGRVSPCGKPALPGLAPLGYLDVILEVLHYLKEEVSRKSGFANLRMFNVGHLRTTDPAEIGPILTLQSVMDSYVTKESYQRPLCIGVFGPPGSGKSFAVKEVAKVIGRKFDRDPFDFFEFNLTQFAEPDEINSAIDLVRASVAKGKVPITFWDEFDCRYDGHEFGYLRYFLPSMQDGVTYVHGIPYYIGRSIFVFAGGVKTSWQAMEDLLGKATPQELQLAKTLKIPDFMSRLRVVLDIDGIDIPQELLRDSASGVELEELRRILLKRAFIIAHQMDTHWKKAARKTSGLLLRLLIAQYKFGARSIEAVIEASRAAERLVYGLPELIGPSGARIHADWRVDLERRLDQVRKKQGLRSVW, encoded by the coding sequence ATGGGCGATGACAAGGAAAAACAGAGAATTCTTTTTCTCGGATCAAATGTCAAGATCCGCAATCTGCCGATAAAGGAAGTCAGCCTGATCGAGGAGGGCAGCCTGCCCGCTTACGGCTATAATCCGGGAGATTTCGTTGAATTGCTTGCCGGCAAGGTGGCGGTGGAAAACGGCAGACTGGACCAGAGCCTTACCTGGCTCGCCTCCTATCTCACCGCCGGCAACCTGAGCCCCCGGGTCACCACCATAACCTATGGGGAACAGAAGGATATTTTTCAGATTTTCCGCAAGCGGCAACGGCCGGAAATCGACAAGGATCACGGCTGGTTCATGGTGCATCAGATTCTTCCTTTTGCCGGACGCGGGGAAGACGAGAAGGCCCTGGCCATAACCGGTGAAAACCGGGAAAAGATGAGCGGCCATGACGGCATCATGGTGATTGACGACGGCGGCCGACCGCCGGGAATCGCCGCCGAGCTGAAGGAGATGAATCCCGGGGCCTGGGTGATCGCCATGGGGATCAGCGTTGCCTACTGGACCGAATGGGCCGAGCATTTCGGGGAGAATTTCGTTTTGTTCGGCCGTTTGTCCGATCTCGAAACAACCCGCATGGAAATGGACAGCTCCGTGGTCTGGGAGTCCATTGTCGCCATGGCCCTGCGCGCCCTGCGCTCGCCCGAGGTCGGCATCTGGGACGAAAGGCGGGGCCGTTTCCGTTGCCACACCATGATCGAGATGTTTCCCAATGGGTTGCTTTACGTCAGCCCGGAAAATGTCTTTTTCCGGCACAGGGAAGGGAGCCTGCCGGAAAAGAGTTCGCCCCGCCAGAAAGGATCCGTGCCTGCTTACGACACCATGGTCACCTCCATGCTGGCCATGGATTATATCCGCCAGGGGCGACTGGTGGGTGGCCGGCGTTTTTTCAGCGATTTTTCCAAACGGACCCTGCTGCACTGGCAGTTGCTTTACGAAAACGGCTATTATTTCTCCGATTCGCTTGAGCTGCCAAACCTTGATTTTACCTCAACCTTTCCGGGCGGCTGCCCATGCTCCTTCCTGGATGACAATGATCCTTTTTTCATTGAGCTGCCGCCGTTTTCTCCGGAATTTGACCGGAGCCTTGAGCTGGTGTCGGCCCAGGAGTGGACCCGGCAGAAAATGGCGGGCTTGCGGGCTTTTTTCGATCAAAGCGGACGGGTTTCCCCCTGCGGGAAACCCGCCTTGCCCGGACTTGCACCGCTTGGCTACCTGGATGTCATCCTCGAGGTTCTGCATTATCTGAAAGAGGAGGTGAGCCGCAAAAGCGGCTTCGCCAACCTGCGCATGTTTAACGTCGGTCACCTGCGGACCACCGATCCGGCGGAAATCGGGCCGATTCTGACCCTGCAGTCGGTGATGGATTCCTATGTGACGAAAGAGAGCTATCAGCGGCCGCTCTGCATCGGCGTTTTCGGCCCTCCGGGATCGGGGAAATCTTTTGCCGTCAAGGAAGTGGCCAAGGTTATCGGCCGGAAATTCGATCGGGATCCCTTTGATTTTTTTGAATTCAACCTGACCCAGTTCGCCGAACCGGATGAGATCAATTCCGCCATCGATCTGGTGCGGGCCTCGGTGGCCAAGGGCAAGGTGCCCATCACCTTCTGGGATGAATTTGACTGTCGCTACGACGGTCATGAGTTCGGCTATCTCCGCTATTTTCTTCCGTCCATGCAGGATGGCGTTACCTACGTGCACGGCATCCCGTATTATATCGGCCGCTCCATTTTCGTTTTTGCCGGCGGGGTGAAGACGAGCTGGCAGGCGATGGAGGATCTGCTCGGCAAGGCCACTCCCCAGGAGCTGCAGCTGGCAAAGACCTTGAAGATTCCTGATTTCATGAGCAGGCTGCGGGTGGTGCTCGATATCGACGGCATCGACATCCCGCAAGAGCTGCTGCGGGATTCCGCTTCCGGCGTCGAACTCGAAGAACTGCGCCGAATTTTGCTGAAAAGGGCCTTTATCATCGCCCATCAGATGGATACCCACTGGAAAAAGGCGGCGCGCAAGACCTCCGGACTCCTGCTGCGTCTGCTCATTGCCCAGTATAAATTCGGCGCCCGTTCCATCGAGGCGGTGATCGAGGCCAGCCGCGCCGCCGAGCGACTTGTCTACGGATTGCCGGAACTGATCGGGCCGTCCGGCGCCCGCATTCATGCCGACTGGCGGGTTGATCTTGAACGTCGGCTTGATCAGGTGCGAAAGAAGCAGGGATTGCGGTCCGTCTGGTAA
- a CDS encoding DNA mismatch repair protein MutS, whose product MIDELEPIELPIDGILDLHTFQPRDVKKLIPDYIAACRHKNLLQIRIIHGKGTGTMLRTVHALLERMPEVLSFRLAHEDRSGWGATLVELRPADRR is encoded by the coding sequence ATGATTGACGAACTTGAACCGATTGAACTGCCCATTGACGGCATACTCGACCTGCACACCTTTCAGCCCAGGGATGTGAAAAAACTGATACCCGATTACATAGCGGCCTGCCGGCACAAGAATCTGCTGCAGATCCGTATCATCCACGGCAAGGGAACCGGAACCATGCTGCGCACGGTGCACGCCCTGCTTGAGAGGATGCCCGAGGTCCTCTCCTTCCGGCTGGCTCATGAAGACAGGAGTGGCTGGGGCGCCACCCTGGTGGAGCTGAGGCCCGCCGACCGCCGATGA